The following coding sequences lie in one Microcoleus sp. FACHB-831 genomic window:
- a CDS encoding pentapeptide repeat-containing protein — translation MSEALSLRSSPFTSRNLINSHPAACTRKLRAIATSDAPLSQFVSFRALRTNNLLNFNIWSSTKNSSIVGNSQGVAEWLIMNAQEMVSMNSGVSVMDAEELFRRYAAGERDFVGVDLTGADLSSAVWEDTSDRPVGGADLSGINLMGAKLSKTRLVGVNLSNANLSRADLRNADLRVADLSGADLRSAVLDWADLRGINFTGADMRESSLSHVEFMEVSFRGANLEDADLSYSRMEGSDFTGANLRNANLNTALLERANFSSANLSGVDLYACSLERATMIGADLSNAQLDATNFAGLDLTDVNLTDAWDADVDGAILCNTTMPDGTIASNNDRC, via the coding sequence ATGAGCGAGGCGCTCTCGCTTCGCTCATCGCCGTTCACCAGCAGGAATTTGATTAACTCACATCCGGCGGCTTGTACTAGGAAGCTAAGAGCGATCGCCACCTCCGATGCACCCTTATCTCAGTTCGTTAGTTTTCGGGCACTTAGAACCAACAATTTGCTAAACTTCAACATCTGGAGTTCAACTAAAAATAGTTCGATCGTTGGCAATTCGCAGGGGGTTGCGGAGTGGCTCATAATGAACGCACAGGAAATGGTGTCGATGAACTCAGGGGTTAGCGTTATGGACGCTGAAGAGTTGTTCAGGCGATATGCTGCTGGGGAGAGGGATTTTGTGGGAGTTGATTTGACAGGAGCCGATCTCAGTAGTGCCGTCTGGGAAGATACTAGCGATCGCCCCGTTGGCGGTGCTGATTTGAGCGGGATCAACCTGATGGGAGCCAAGCTGAGTAAAACTCGTCTGGTTGGTGTCAACTTGAGCAATGCTAACTTGAGCCGTGCCGATCTCAGGAACGCCGATCTGCGTGTTGCCGATCTGAGTGGAGCTGACTTGAGAAGTGCCGTCTTGGATTGGGCTGACTTGAGAGGCATAAACTTTACTGGTGCCGACATGAGAGAGTCCAGCTTGTCCCACGTTGAATTCATGGAAGTTAGCTTCAGAGGGGCTAACTTGGAGGATGCCGACCTGTCCTATAGTCGTATGGAAGGGTCTGACTTCACTGGAGCCAATCTGAGGAATGCTAACTTGAATACTGCTCTCTTGGAGCGAGCCAATTTCAGTAGTGCCAACCTCAGCGGGGTTGACCTGTATGCCTGCTCTTTGGAGCGAGCTACCATGATTGGTGCCGATCTGAGTAATGCTCAGCTGGATGCTACCAACTTTGCTGGTCTTGACCTGACTGATGTCAACCTGACTGATGCTTGGGATGCCGATGTCGATGGTGCTATTCTCTGCAACACGACTATGCCAGATGGAACTATTGCGAGCAATAACGATCGCTGTTGA
- a CDS encoding DUF4336 domain-containing protein encodes MAHNERAGNAAELNQKDFSWFFWFTLPLYPYSRRRTLRKEVIKDTIWTFDQLQGIFYVVVPIRMTVVKLDEGGLLIYAPVAPTPECIRLLNELVAEHGDVKYIILPTISGLEHKVFVGPFARYFPNAQVFVAPNQWSFPLNLPPTWLGLPRKRTHILPEDSSKTPFADEFDYAILGAIELGPGKFAEVAFFHKRSRTLLVTDSVVSVPEDPPAIVQLDPYPLLFHAKDKTSDIVADNVTNRRKGWQRISLFALYFQPSVLQVPGWGEVFRNAAKASDRSKKSYFGLFPFKWKDDWKRSFNALRGDGRLFVAPILQTLILNRAPRETIEWANKVASWDFQWIIPCHFDSPIKAEPYQFRQAFSFLEKQPSVSAGLFNNSNYALPEENFKLLREIDKGLSKLGIVPPQQDKI; translated from the coding sequence GTGGCTCATAATGAACGCGCAGGAAATGCAGCAGAGCTTAATCAAAAGGACTTTTCATGGTTCTTCTGGTTCACTTTGCCACTCTATCCATACAGCCGAAGGCGGACACTCCGCAAAGAAGTAATTAAGGACACCATCTGGACTTTTGACCAGTTGCAGGGCATTTTCTACGTTGTTGTCCCCATTCGCATGACCGTCGTTAAGCTAGATGAAGGCGGTCTGCTCATCTATGCTCCCGTTGCGCCGACCCCAGAATGTATTAGACTTCTCAACGAATTGGTTGCAGAACACGGCGATGTTAAGTACATCATCCTACCAACTATCTCTGGACTAGAACATAAAGTCTTTGTTGGCCCTTTTGCTAGATACTTTCCCAACGCACAGGTTTTTGTAGCTCCCAACCAGTGGAGTTTCCCGCTAAATTTGCCGCCAACTTGGCTTGGTTTGCCTCGGAAACGCACGCATATACTCCCGGAAGACAGCAGCAAAACCCCCTTTGCTGACGAGTTTGATTATGCAATCTTGGGCGCTATTGAATTGGGACCGGGTAAGTTTGCAGAAGTTGCATTCTTTCACAAGCGATCGCGCACTCTTTTGGTAACAGATTCGGTGGTTTCTGTACCAGAAGATCCGCCTGCGATTGTCCAATTAGATCCATATCCTTTGCTGTTCCATGCTAAAGATAAAACGTCTGATATTGTTGCAGACAATGTGACAAACCGCCGTAAGGGATGGCAACGCATTTCGCTATTTGCTTTATACTTCCAACCCAGCGTGCTGCAAGTACCCGGCTGGGGTGAAGTATTTCGCAATGCCGCCAAAGCAAGCGATCGCTCCAAAAAATCCTATTTCGGCTTATTTCCCTTTAAATGGAAGGACGACTGGAAGCGGTCATTCAATGCATTGCGCGGCGATGGCCGTTTATTTGTAGCACCGATTTTACAAACGCTAATTCTCAACCGCGCACCGAGGGAAACTATCGAATGGGCAAATAAAGTGGCGAGTTGGGATTTTCAGTGGATTATTCCCTGCCATTTTGACTCACCAATTAAAGCAGAACCCTATCAGTTTCGCCAAGCATTTTCGTTTCTTGAAAAGCAGCCTTCTGTTAGTGCAGGTTTGTTTAACAATAGCAATTATGCCTTGCCAGAGGAAAACTTTAAGTTACTAAGAGAAATTGATAAAGGTCTAAGCAAGCTTGGCATCGTGCCGCCACAGCAGGATAAGATATAG
- a CDS encoding Uma2 family endonuclease: MVQTPTKVLTLEEFLKLPEIKPASEYIDGRIIQKPMPQGEHSAIQTEFAAAINAILKPQRIARAFSELRCTFGGRSIVPDISVFTWERIPRKENGGVANVFSTAPDWTIEILSPDQSQTKVTKNILHCLKYETQMGWLIDPDEQSVFVYLPDRPTEVFDEPEARLPVPEFANNFSLTLGDLFGWLLE, translated from the coding sequence ATGGTACAAACACCCACCAAAGTTCTGACGCTGGAAGAGTTTCTAAAACTTCCGGAAATCAAACCTGCTAGCGAATACATTGACGGACGTATTATCCAAAAGCCAATGCCTCAAGGAGAACATAGCGCGATTCAGACTGAGTTTGCAGCCGCCATCAACGCAATACTCAAGCCACAGCGAATTGCACGCGCTTTTTCAGAGCTGCGCTGTACTTTTGGCGGGCGCTCAATCGTACCTGACATTTCTGTATTTACGTGGGAACGGATTCCGCGCAAGGAAAATGGTGGGGTTGCGAATGTTTTCTCGACTGCTCCAGATTGGACAATTGAAATTCTTTCGCCTGACCAAAGCCAGACGAAAGTAACGAAAAATATTCTGCACTGTCTGAAGTATGAGACCCAGATGGGGTGGCTAATCGATCCAGACGAACAATCAGTGTTCGTCTATTTGCCGGATCGACCAACAGAAGTTTTTGATGAACCAGAAGCGCGTTTGCCAGTACCAGAATTTGCCAATAATTTCAGTCTCACTTTGGGAGATTTGTTTGGTTGGCTACTGGAATAA
- a CDS encoding RimK family alpha-L-glutamate ligase: MIPAIINQGGGKWAFENLAYILSESLWVDIQEDFGDLNYILCVDNDEINKIASFIPIDSIKIAADKRKIEERFNAFGVPRPRTIIPSNAKEIEAILSENDQLKWILKYPTGCGAINHRFIENVSQIPKGWPKPFLLQEFIELQRPEVYRLYCVDGEIFGFNARRFKDKNIKNPWVAHAQGAIYEYGESPDKEAVEVATKALISTGLYYSFGIVDLLKSQDKKWYALEVGTDGIYNYVDRDIENETLINEINERLAKAFWKRIGSPPWGINWKYRNQKYSTNLLDSGCASIDIKDGRS, translated from the coding sequence ATGATTCCGGCGATTATTAATCAGGGTGGTGGCAAATGGGCTTTTGAAAATTTAGCTTATATTCTTTCAGAATCGTTGTGGGTAGATATACAAGAAGATTTTGGCGATTTAAACTACATCCTTTGCGTTGACAATGATGAAATTAACAAAATAGCTAGTTTCATTCCAATTGATTCAATAAAAATAGCAGCAGATAAAAGAAAAATAGAAGAAAGATTTAATGCCTTCGGCGTGCCAAGACCAAGAACTATTATTCCGAGTAACGCCAAGGAGATTGAAGCGATTTTGTCAGAGAACGATCAACTTAAATGGATCTTAAAATACCCAACAGGTTGTGGCGCGATAAATCATCGTTTTATTGAAAATGTAAGCCAAATCCCCAAAGGTTGGCCAAAGCCTTTCCTGCTCCAGGAATTTATTGAATTACAAAGACCAGAAGTGTATAGGTTGTACTGTGTCGATGGTGAAATATTCGGGTTTAACGCTAGGAGGTTTAAAGATAAAAATATCAAAAATCCTTGGGTGGCTCATGCACAAGGCGCAATATATGAATATGGCGAAAGTCCTGATAAGGAAGCAGTAGAAGTTGCTACTAAAGCTCTGATATCTACAGGTTTGTATTATAGCTTTGGCATAGTTGACCTTTTAAAAAGTCAAGATAAAAAATGGTACGCCTTAGAAGTTGGTACAGATGGCATATACAACTATGTAGATAGGGACATTGAAAATGAAACACTAATTAACGAGATAAATGAGAGATTGGCAAAGGCATTTTGGAAAAGAATCGGCTCTCCTCCTTGGGGAATAAATTGGAAGTATAGAAACCAAAAATACAGCACTAATTTACTAGATAGTGGTTGTGCAAGCATTGATATAAAGGATGGAAGAAGCTGA
- a CDS encoding cold shock and DUF1294 domain-containing protein, with protein MKPTMHKGKLTVWKDAKGFGFIKPDNGGQEVFIHISALKDSNRRPKVGDAIFYQIAVENNGKIRANDAFLDKPTSQTNLQTLPLALKAFFLYILPLWGTISFALKTFNPLPLILYPLMSIITFAIYAEDKSRAKKGQWRIPEATLHTCELAGGWLGAFIAQQKLRHKNRKASYQVVFWIIVALHIVFWVDWLFLGGNLMKLILTQSYK; from the coding sequence ATGAAACCTACTATGCATAAAGGTAAGTTAACAGTATGGAAGGACGCTAAGGGCTTTGGCTTTATAAAACCAGACAATGGAGGCCAAGAAGTTTTTATTCATATTAGTGCGCTGAAGGATAGTAATCGCCGTCCAAAAGTAGGAGATGCAATCTTTTATCAAATAGCAGTTGAAAATAATGGAAAAATACGGGCGAATGATGCCTTTCTTGACAAGCCTACATCTCAGACTAATTTACAAACTTTGCCTTTAGCTTTAAAGGCTTTTTTTCTATATATTTTACCTTTGTGGGGAACGATCTCATTTGCCTTGAAAACGTTCAATCCGCTGCCTTTAATACTTTATCCTCTTATGAGCATAATTACTTTTGCAATTTACGCTGAGGATAAATCTCGTGCAAAAAAAGGGCAATGGAGAATACCAGAAGCTACTCTGCATACGTGCGAATTAGCAGGTGGGTGGCTGGGTGCATTCATAGCCCAACAAAAACTACGCCACAAGAATAGAAAAGCTTCTTATCAAGTAGTATTTTGGATAATCGTTGCTTTACACATAGTATTTTGGGTAGATTGGCTTTTCTTGGGTGGAAACCTCATGAAGCTAATATTGACTCAATCTTACAAATGA
- a CDS encoding GTPase family protein, which translates to MTEQRDADLPKPDSQQLSEPIEGATTPAVNNSWKNRIAGVWNNSTTRLMQLLPVDQVTQTAAKWFSVSEDRVAEILETVRAELPTTEALLIGKPQAGKSSIVRGLTGVSAEIVGQGFRPHTQHTERYAYPSNDLPLLIFTDTVGLGDVSQNTQAIIEELVEDLQQKSRRARILILTVKINDFATDTLRQIAQQLRQQHPDIPCLLAVTCLHEVYPPGTVDHPTYPPDYEEVNRAFAAIQQAFGGLCNRAVMIDFTLEEDGYNTVFYGLEALRDALAELLPEAESRAIYQLLDTEAGEKIGNLYRDVGRRYILAFSVMAAAIEAVPLPFASMPVLTVLQVSMVGVLGKLYGQTLTRSQAGGVVSAIASGFLARAVGRELIKFLPVLGSAIAASWAAAYTWALGEGACVYFGDLMGGKKPDPEKIQSVMQEAFKSAQERFKEIKR; encoded by the coding sequence ATGACTGAGCAACGCGATGCTGATTTACCAAAGCCTGATTCTCAACAATTGAGCGAACCGATTGAGGGCGCGACGACTCCAGCGGTCAATAATTCCTGGAAAAACCGCATTGCTGGTGTCTGGAACAACTCAACAACACGCTTGATGCAACTTCTACCTGTGGATCAAGTTACACAAACAGCGGCTAAGTGGTTTAGCGTCAGCGAAGATCGGGTTGCAGAGATTTTGGAGACTGTTAGAGCTGAACTGCCAACTACGGAAGCCTTGCTAATTGGTAAGCCCCAAGCTGGGAAAAGTTCAATTGTGCGGGGACTGACTGGCGTTTCGGCTGAGATTGTAGGTCAGGGATTTCGTCCCCATACGCAGCACACCGAACGCTATGCTTATCCTTCTAACGATCTGCCGTTGCTGATTTTTACAGATACGGTCGGCTTGGGGGATGTAAGCCAGAACACTCAGGCAATTATTGAAGAACTGGTTGAAGATCTGCAACAGAAGAGTCGCCGCGCTAGAATTTTGATTCTGACGGTCAAAATTAATGATTTTGCAACGGACACGCTAAGGCAAATTGCACAGCAGTTACGTCAGCAGCATCCAGATATTCCGTGTTTGCTGGCGGTTACTTGCTTGCATGAGGTTTACCCTCCCGGTACAGTGGATCACCCTACCTATCCACCAGATTATGAGGAGGTGAACCGTGCATTTGCGGCAATTCAGCAAGCCTTTGGAGGATTGTGCAATCGCGCTGTAATGATAGACTTCACTCTAGAAGAGGATGGCTATAATACGGTATTTTACGGCTTAGAGGCGTTGAGAGATGCTCTAGCAGAGTTACTCCCAGAAGCTGAATCCCGTGCAATTTATCAATTATTAGATACAGAAGCTGGGGAAAAAATTGGCAACCTCTACCGCGATGTCGGACGCCGCTACATTTTGGCATTTTCTGTTATGGCAGCCGCGATTGAGGCTGTACCCCTGCCCTTTGCCAGTATGCCTGTGCTGACTGTCTTGCAAGTCTCGATGGTGGGTGTGTTGGGTAAATTGTATGGGCAGACGTTGACGCGATCGCAGGCGGGTGGTGTGGTAAGCGCGATCGCCAGTGGCTTTTTGGCACGCGCAGTCGGACGCGAGTTAATCAAATTTTTGCCTGTTTTGGGCAGCGCGATCGCTGCTTCTTGGGCAGCTGCTTATACCTGGGCATTGGGCGAAGGAGCCTGCGTCTATTTCGGTGACTTAATGGGAGGTAAAAAGCCAGATCCTGAAAAAATTCAATCTGTGATGCAAGAAGCGTTTAAATCAGCGCAAGAACGGTTTAAGGAAATTAAACGTTAA
- a CDS encoding type II toxin-antitoxin system VapC family toxin, protein MSGDRRLSNDLRDNIRDPDNEIYLSVVSVWEAIIKYQLGKLPLPEPPEIYLPKQRDHHLIDSLNLDESSIAQLANLPPLHRDPFDRILICQALEHGLTIATVDAAIRAYSISVI, encoded by the coding sequence ATCAGTGGCGATCGCCGATTATCAAATGACCTGCGCGACAATATCCGCGATCCAGATAACGAAATATATCTGAGTGTTGTCTCAGTGTGGGAAGCAATTATCAAGTATCAGTTAGGCAAACTACCACTGCCAGAGCCACCTGAAATTTACCTCCCAAAACAGCGCGATCACCATCTAATCGACAGTCTTAATCTAGATGAAAGTAGTATTGCTCAACTTGCCAATCTACCGCCGTTACACCGCGATCCATTTGATAGAATACTCATCTGTCAAGCTCTAGAGCATGGTTTGACAATTGCCACAGTGGATGCGGCAATTCGCGCCTATTCCATTAGCGTCATTTAG